The DNA region GGCTGAGGCCCCGGGGTGGCTTTGGGTTTGGGCTCCTTGGGGGCTGCGGCCTCTGGGATctgcttggcttctttctcagcccaGTCCTGCTTGATCTGGACCGAGCCCGTGGGGCCTCGTGAGTCACACACGTGAGCCCGTGGGGCCTCGTGAGTCCCCCCCAGCTCCAGGGTGGATACTCACCTTGACCATATCCAGGATGTGCGGGGAATTGCTGAAAATCTCCATCAGCTTGAAGAAGTCTTCCACCTAGAACAAGTTAGGACTGCACCTCGCTGCAGGCACTGAATGTGGGGAAGGGGAGCGTGTGGCGATGCTTGGCACCTGGCAACCTCTCTGTACACAGACGCAAGCTCTGCCACTGGGGACAAACCACCTCTACACACCCACGCACAGCAGTATACACCTGTCCCTGCggagctaagacaggaggatcgggagagttcagggtcatccttagctacatactgagtttgagatcctgtctccaaaaaacaacaaaacaaaacccaaacccaaaaactCTTCCACTAAAAAAGCAGTTAACACCACAAATGGGGCTTGGGACGCCGCCCTcgatgtacaaggccctgggacTTTTCCCCAGCATGGATTAAAGACCTTAGTGTTATTTTGTACATAGGGAAACCGAGGCCCAGAGACTCAAACAGCAGCCCTGCGCCTTCCGAGCctgcccgcccccgcccccccccgtccccccaccccgtccccctTGGAGGGCAGGGTCCCAGGGAGCTGCCTCCCAGGGAGGGGATGATGGATTCCAGGGCAGCACCAGCCCGGGGCTGCACAAAGCCCAGGGGAGCCCTTCCGATCTCCCCCTGGCTCATTAATGTGCAATTTACTGGCACTTTAGTGAGCCAGGCGCTCAGCGTGAATGGAGGGAGAGCTGCGGCTTCCCTCCTGCTGCTCCCAGGgaaggaggggggtgggggggctggtgCAGCAGGGACCCGGGAgtgaggctggggggagggaggggggtcgGTTAAAGCAGAGCTGCAGGGAGCTGCCCGGGAATCACAAGCCACAGGCAGTGGCTGGCCCCACGCACGCACCTGTCAATCATTCCCTCATGACGAGCGCCCAGCCCCCCATTCATCCTTCGCTCTAGCACCTGATGCCAAGATCAGTCCCCTCGCTCTTCCAACCGCAGCCTTCCAGGGCTCCTACTGCTCCCCGGGCAGGGGGAAAGGCCCAGGACTCCCTGCAGCCCCCCAAGCCCTGACCTGCGCGCCCCCGCCCCCCGCTGCTCCCACACAGGACCCCTGCAGAGGGCCGttcctcctcctgcctggacAAGGTCCCTCTCCCAAACAGGAGCATCCATCCCTTCTGCCTGCTCAGTGCACCTTCCTGACCACCCTGAGCTGCGGCCCACACCCTAGCCCCCGCCTGGAGCTCTGGGCACCCGCCCCCGGCTCTCCTTCCGTCTCCGGGCCTCGCTCTTTCCCCAGCACCTCTGCTGGCCTGGCGAACGGTGGCTGCTGAGGCTGCCGAGGGTCTTGAATGAACAACCATGCTCTGGTGGCTTCCTGCCCACCCATCCCCGGCTGCCCACCCCTACCCAGGCCCCCACTGAGCTGCCGTCCGGGCCCTGGCTCCCCGCCAGTGACATCTGGCCCCAGGCAGCGCCTCCTTCCTGCCAGTGCCCTTGAGAAAGGGGCCAGGTGGTGGGAGGGGAAGCGGATGAGGACGCACGTGCCTTGGCTGGGgccaggggtgggaggggagagcgGGGCGCTCCTCCGAAGGCCTGTCTCCCGCCCATGCCTGGGACCCGAGCATAGCCCTGACCCGGGAGCTCCAGGGCACCTGGGGCCTGGGCAGGAAGGATGAGCCACAGCTAGATGTGAGGACTCGAAATCaactccctccttcctgtctccaggcCTCTGTGGCTCCCACCTCCCTGGAAtctcatctcccctccccccccccagaatgCCCCCAGCTCACCTGTTTGTAATGCTCTTCAAAGGACTGATTGACATTGGACACCTGAAATCACAGCAGCCGAAGGGTGGGCCTGTGACCCTGAGCGCGACCCCTTGGCCTCTTTGATCTTGTTTATTTAACTGTGGAGACCACAGAGGCCCACGgaacccagcctggccttgaactcactatagcAGAggtgaatcctcctgcctcatctccctgcgctgggatgacaggtgggCACCACTtagctgtttatttttaaattgaccaCTGCTAACTGTATCGCCTTCAGCTCCCGCATGCAGCCCCTCAGGGCCCTGcctgctcctctgcctctgcctcctctctagTTCACACACAGGTCTCCTCCCTGCTGCCCACGCCCCCCCTCCTGGGACAGCTACGCCCCCCGGGGCTGCCGCTGGGGTGGCTTACCAGGCTGGAGATGTTGTCCAGCTGGATCATCATCTCAGAGATGACTCTGATGGGGGGACGGGAAGAAGCAGTTGAGGATCCTTCTAGAAAAAGCCCCTGTATCTGCCCTAGGGCAGAACCCCACAAGGACGAGCCGCCCAGTCCATAAACAGAGGGAAGGGGCCACCCCAAACGCCTAAGTCTGATGCAGGGCTTTTGCACATGCAAGGCACATATTTTTGCCGTTGCTTATTGGAGACAGGATTTGGTGGCTGTGTGGCCCGCGTGGCCCAGAACtcgccatcctcctgtctcagtctgcACCACTGCCAAAAATCAACACCCTGGCTTAAAACCAAACAAAGTGAACACTTCACTGGGAACCAGCCTTCGCCGCGGGCTGCCCTGGTGGACgcggaggagggggagagggggaggggggcaggggggcCCTGAGGGGAGGCCCCTCACCTGTTGAGTTCCTCCGGAAGCTGTTCCATGATGGAGGAGTACCTCTTCGAGAAGCTGAAAGGCTGGAAAGGTCAAAGGTCAGAACCGTGAAGACTGCGGCGCCCCCAACTCCCAGATACGCGCCCCCCAAGGTGCCCAGTCAGGtcccccttctccaagcccctgaACTCTTGGGTTACAGGACCAGCCATGCAGCGGGCACAGAAGAACCCACTAGATCTAGACCCTGGTTCTCGCCTtccctgatgctgcgaccctttaaatacagctgtgctgaccccaaccatagcTACTTTGTTGCCACTCCgtaactgtaatttcgctactgttacAAATCGGAATGTAAACAGTTGATATGCGGCATATCGGATAATGGGGTCTCGGCCCACGTGTTGAGAACCTCTACCCTGGAGTCGGCTCGTGCACAGGCCCTAACGTTGCCTTGACCTttagggaagggaggaggagagggaggaggggacatcagcctgtttttttgttttttgaggcagcgGCTCCGACTgcactggcctccaactctgatCCAtcgcctgcctcggcctccccagtgctgggattaaaggtgtgcgcaatTAATCACAGTAGAGCCAACAGCCCAGCACGGCAGGCGGggtccaccctgaccacgcccccagcccctcactggggattctgggcgggacTCCACCctgccacgcccccagcccctcatggggattctgggcggggctccaccctgaccacgcccccaaccctcactggggattctaggcgggggctccaccctgaccacgcccccagcccctcactgggggattctaggcggggctccaccctgaccacgcccccagccctcactgggggattctaggcggggctccaccctgaccacgcccccagccctcattGGGGATTCTAggtggggctccaccctgaccacgccccccctcactgggattctagcgggctccacctgaccacgccccagcccctcactgggggattctaggcggggctccacctgaccacgcccccagccctcactggggattctaggcggggctccaccctgaccacgcccccagcccctcactggggattctaggcggggagCATCTGACCACGCCTCCAGTGGGCGGGGCCTCACCCTGCCCGCCAGACCAGGTGAAACCTAAGTGCTAATCGCCGGTGATTGACATTGGGGACGCCTGTTGGCCCCGTCCTTCCCGGGTTGTTTTCACCTGCGCAGTGGGGTCCCAGGTGCAGACGCTGTGCGTGCGGGGCTGTGGTCATCCTGGCTAGGTCTGCAGAAttgcgagttccaggccaggctgggacaGTGAGACTCAACGTCTCCAACGCCCCCCAATGACCCAGTGTGAGGAGAGGAAGCCGACTGCACCCCTCACCACCTCTCACCAAAAGTCCACCGAGGGCGCCATTGCTCTGGCTGCGGGAAGTCATCTGTAGATTCTGGAAGTCAAGGGAGCAGGTTCGGTTTAGACAGAAAAGCcggccccacccacccctgcagcCTCCCCACCGTCAGGACCCAGCTGCAGAGGAAgcccctgccccttccccacGCTGTCTGCATTCCTTCAGCCCCGTCTCCACCGCAGGGGCTACAGTTCCAGaacctacccaccccacccccgctgagCATGGGGGGCTCATCCCTTCAGACACCGAGACTAGAGTACCGGAGCAGTCAGGGATGTGGGAAGTCGCAGAGGGTTTTGAGGGACGAGTAGGAGTTTGCCAGGCGTACTAATTAAGTATGCGTggggtgtacatatgtgtgtacacacacacgtacacacacacacacaggcacacaccctaacacacacactcaggcacaacCGTAAAACGTTTTTAAAGGAAGAACTTCGCAGACAAATGACGTTCGGTGCACTCTCCCATCCTTCACCCTGGGCGAACGCCTTGCTGAGGTCAGTTTTGTGCGGGTCCACgccccccccagctcccccacGCGCGCAAACCGCCTGCAGGAAGCAGGCTGCCCCCACGCACCACCTCAGAGGCCCGGGAGGCCCAGGGGATCCCAGAGGAAGCCGCGGAGGTCAGCGGAGTTCAGGCCGGAGGACGCCCCTCCTGCCGGGCCCCGGGCCATTTGACCcctccggccccgccccgcccgcccaggccccgcccccaggccccgcccccaccgCCCCCTCCCAGGGAGGCCCAGGCCTCGGGTGCACGTGGGCCCGGGGCTGCGCGGGCCGCCCCTGCAGGCGCTGCCCAATCAGGAGGCCGCCAGCCCACGTGGGCCGCGATCCCGGCTGCTCATTGCTCCGCTTGTGGCCCGGCTGTCAATCACGCAGTTCCAGGGCTCGCTTTAACCCTCGCGTTCCCGGTGCGGTTTGCTAGCTCGGAGGGGACCTCGGAGTGTTTGGTGAAAAGATCTGAATATTTGGGGCGTGACTGCAGCCAAGACCTTTGATaagagttcgatccctgggacccacatgttggaaggtGAACCCActcttgcgcgcgcgcgcgcgcacacacacacacccctcaaatgattttctttttaatctgggTGAGCTGGAGAGATAATTAGggagttgagagcactggctgctcttgcacaggaccctggttcgattcccagcactcatgtagtGGCTCACAGTGGTCgtggtctgtaactctagttccggggCGTCCGAAGCTCTCTTTTTGCCCtcatggtgcacacatacaccctGGCAAAACATCCgtacgcataaaataaaatgcaaaaagattaattcaaagccaggcagtggtgacgcacaactttaaccccagcactcaggaggcagaggctggtggacctctgtgagttcaaggccagcctggtctacaaagtgagttccaggacagccagaactacacagagaaaccctgtctcggaaaaccaaacaataaacaaacaaacaaaaacccccaataaataaaaataaaaataaaattaaaaaatctaagtGCTCAGTTTTGAAATTCTGGGGTGTGCTGATGGAGTCGGGAGCCATAGCTTGAGAACCTCCACCGTTCCCGTGAGAAATGAGGCGTCTAGTGTCCTGTGAAGTGACACCGACctgctgtgtggcccaggctagccctggctCCTCTGCAAGCTGAGGCCGGAGAATCAGGACTCAATTTGATCTCAAGGTAAGAGGTAAAAGAAggaccacagcccaggctggcacgTATGCGCCCAGGACCCTATTCCTAGCACCCTGTGAATCCGGCATGGTCAGAGACGCCCAGCACTGGCAGGTGGAGGCCGGAGGGTTaacagttcaaggccatcctgggctccaTAGAGAGTTacagtctagcctgggctacatgaggccctgtctcaaaagagaaagaaaggttgaGGGCACAAAGCTATACCCCGGACATCCGAATTCAAGGGCGGAAAGTGGACAGAAGACCCTGGGGTGAGCTGAGGGTGGCCCTGGGGTAAAGTGGACCCCGTGgacccccttcccccacccccaggcccgcTCCAGCCGCAGGTGAGGGGTGTGAAATTAAACCACGGCCTCTGCGTAACGGAGGCAGGGAAGTGgcagtgagtttggggccagcctgggctccgtAGTAAGAGCAGGGCTAAGACAGCCGGTCTGTGAGAGGGCCCAGTGGCGAAGGCGATGGCTGCCacgcctgatggcctgagttccatccctgcgCTCCACACTACTGAGGGCAAGGATGCGTTCTCATTCCCGGGCCGGgtcctctgacccccccccccaacacacacacaagcacacacgaACAAGTAACTGTAACTCAATTAGGCCTCTGCCTTCCCCTTTATTACAAAGTTAATTAATGTGTCGGATCCTTTGTAATCTGTGACtggagctgccacgtgggtgctgggactcgaacccagttcctctgcgGGAGCACCTAGTGCGGGTcaccgctgagccagctctccagccctgcacacacatatatttttctcttttccccggTCCTGCTCTTGAGCAGGGCTTCTGCACACACTAGACCAGACCTCACGCCCTCATTCTCCCTTTCAGCCGTGACTCTTCCTGCAGACAGAGGACAGCGGCCCCGGCGCCCCGCGCTGTGAGCTGAAGCGGGGTCTCTCGCGCCCTCTGGCTGTCATGATTATCATGACACCTTGACTACTTCACAGGCGATGGCGTCATCACTGAGGCTTCTGCAAAAATATTCAATCATCGTGTCAACGCTGGCCCCCATCCACGTCTGAAAAAGTCACATTTCcggggctgggggtggtggtgcacccgtttaatcccggcactcgagaggcagagcctggaggatctctgtgagttcaaggccagcttgggctacagagtgagatcctgtctcaaaacaccaataCTACTAAATAattgataaataataaagataaataataaaaacaataataaattgagacactcaggaggcagagacaagcagatctctgagttcgaggccagctgctctacacagtgagttccaggacagccagggctacagagaaaccctgtctcaaaaacacaaataaataaaaacttttttttttcccctgagactgggattctctgtgtagcccaggctggcctcagacttccagagatccacctgcctctgcctcctgagtgctggggttacaggtgtggccACTACCGCCCGCCAttaataacaaatttaaaaaaaaatcccttttgtcttttttacttCAGTCCTTGAGAGCCAGGGTGTTGTATATGCTATTCAttgcatttaattattttatttacttcctgtTTTGATCTCAATTTTTAATATTGAATTGATCAGTTTTAATTGTGTGTTAGTTTGGTGAGCTGTGTGCATGAGAGTGCAGTTTTCCGCGGTGGCCAGAGAGGGCGTCTGAGAGCGTGCAGCTGGAGTCACGTGGGTGTCGGGGGATACCATTGCACTGGGGCCTGAGGAGCCGGAAGTGCTCCTAAGtgctgattcatctctccaggaCCATTTTCAACGTACTCTTCctattttgcattttatatttattgtattgtctttttccatttcatttattgacttaatttttaatgctattgtatcattttattattttatcttattttcttaaaacttttaattattgcagtttttgtgacaaggtttctctgtgggaACCCggttgtcctgcaactcacttggtagcccaggctggcctcgaactcagagagatccgcctgcctctgccgcccgagggctgggattaaaggcgtgtgcctccacgtCCCAGcccattttactttattataaaatttattcttaCAAGAATGTGCGAggatttgtgatcctcctgactcagcttccggGAATCACTGTAGCTGGGTTCCCGGAAGACAGACTGATGGGccgggcagagaggaaggaaacagCCAGGCTGGCGCATCCCGCCTAGGGCAGGCTCGTCACAGGTACGTCCCGACGCGGTGgcctgtgcccctccccacccccgcccgaATTGGTGGCCCCTGTGTCCCGCTCCACTCTGTGGCTGCAGGAGTTCGAGGCTCTGCTTGGCTCGCGCCTGCTCCCGGGTGCAGTCTGGGGAGCAGGCGTTGGTTAGGGGCACGCCAGCACTTTGGGGAGTCTTGTACAGGGTGACCCCGGTCGTCACCGCGGGGGTCGCCACTGTGCTAGAACCTTTGCGGGGTTCACCCCAGCTCCAGGTGGTGCGCGGAGGGGAGCGCGGGCGCCATCTGCTGCTCGAGCCGGGCACTGCAGGATCCAGAGATGGAAGGGCTGGGGGGTGAGGGGCGGGCtggggggggtgaggggcgggTTGGGGGGATGAGGGGCgggctggggggggtggggggcgggctGCGGGGGGTGAGGGGGCGGGCTgcggggggtgaggggggggtgggggggtgagggggcggGCTgcggggggtgagggggggctggggggggtgaggggcgggCTGCGGGGGGGTGAGGGGCGGGCTGCGGGGGGTGAGGGgcggctgggggtgagggggggggggggggggggggtgggggcggggggggtgaggggcgggggggggggcgggggggtgggggcgggtgggggggggggggggtgggggggggggggggggggggggggggggggggggggggggggggggggggggggggggggggtggggggggggggggggggggggggggggggggggggggggggggggggggggggggggggggggggggggggggggggtgaggggcgggtgggggggtgaggggcgggctggggggggtgaggggcgggctggggggggggggcgggcgggggggtgagggggcgggctggggggtgaggggggggtggggggtggggggggggggggggggggggggggtgaggggcgggGGCTGGGGGGGCGGGTTGGGGGGTGAGGGCGGGCtgggggggtgaggggcgggtgggggggcgggggggtgagggcgggcgggggggggcgggggggggggcgggggggtgaggggcgggctgggggggggggggggaggggggcggggggggcgggtgggggggggggggaggggcgggggggggtgaggggcgggtgggggtgagggggggcggggcggggggtgagggggggtgagggggcgggggggggtgagggcgggtggggggtgaggggcggggggggggggggtgaggggcgggCTGGGTgaggcggcgggggggggggggggcggctgggGGGTGGCGCTCGAGCGGCCCCGGCGCCGTGAGGGGCTGTGGCTAGCGGGCTGGAGTGGGCTGGCGCGGGTGAGGCGGCCTGCGGTTGAGCTGGCGGGCGGCGCTGCGGCTGGGGTGCAGTCTGGGGAGCAGGCGTTGGTTAGGGACACGCGAGCGACTTTGGGGAGTCTTGTTTAGGGTGACGGCCCGGTGCGTCACCGCGGGGGTCGGCCACTGGCTGGAACCTTTGCGGGGTTCACCCCAGCTCCAGTGGTGCGCGGAGGGGTGAGCGGGCGGCCAGTCTGCTGCTCGGAGCGGGCACTGCAGGATCAGAGATGGAAGGGGCTGGGGGgtgaggggcggggctgggggggggtgaggggcgggTGAGGggcgggctgggggggggggtgagggcggggtggggggggtgggggggtgaggggcgggcgggggggggggtgaggggcgggTTGGGGGGGATGAGggggtgggactggggggtgaggggcgggctggggggtgaggggcgggctggggggggtgaggggcgggctgggggggtgaggggcggggtggagggggggggggggggggggggggggggtgaggggcgggctggggggtgagggctggggggggggggggtgggggggggggggggggggtggggtgggaatgggcTGGGGGGCTGGGAGTGGGTAGTGGGTGATGGACGGCAGGGGCAGGGCCTGCAGAGACCTTGCCTGTCCTCCGCCAGGGTGGGAAACAAAGTGAACCTGTCAGGAGGAAAGCGTGGTCACACTGTGTGTGCTTCCCTGGGACTGCGGTCCCACGAGGGAGTgcgcagtgtgcatgtgtgtgtgtgtgcgctgtgcgcgtgtgtgtgtgcgcgctgtgCGTGTgcactgtgcgtgtgtgtgcgctgtGCGTGTGTGCACCGTGCGTGCGTGCGCTGTGTGCgcgcgctgtgtgtgtgtgtgtgtgtgcgtacgtgtgtgtgtgtgcgctgtgcgtgcgtgtgtgtgtgtgcgctgtgcgtacgtgtgtgtgtgcgctgtgcgtgcgtgtgtgcgctgTGCGCGTGCGTGAGACCTGCGCGTCTGTGCACAATGAGCAGTGACCCTGGTGGGAGACGAGCCCGAAACACTGCGGGCAGCCCGTGCGCTAACCGCTGGGCGTCCCTCACACCGCATCAATCGAGTCTGAGCCCACGCGTGGGCGCGAGCGCCGCAGAGACCCCGAGGACGTCAGACTGACCCCTGCGGGGCTCAGGTCCCAACGCGCACCACCCGGGGACCGAACTGCGGTCCCCAGGCCGGGCGGCAAGCTGAGCATCCGGGCACCCGGGCACCCGGAAAAGACCCCCGGGCCGGATCTGCTCACAGCCGCGCCCGGGAACCGAACTGC from Peromyscus leucopus breed LL Stock chromosome 22, UCI_PerLeu_2.1, whole genome shotgun sequence includes:
- the LOC119086440 gene encoding basic proline-rich protein-like, with the translated sequence MPGCPDAQLRSVLGTWPRLPPGLGTAVRFPGAAVSRSGPGVFSGCPGARMLSLPPGLGTAVRSPGGARWDLSPAGVSLTSSGSLRRSRPRVGSDSIDAVPPAHSHPTPPPPPPPPPPPALTPQPAPHPPPPPPPPPPPRPSPPQPAPHPPQPAPHPPARPSPPSPTPSSPPTRPSPPPPPAPHPPTPPTPPSPPPPARPSPAPHPPPPPPPPPAASPSPPLTPPPPAPHPPPALTPPRPLTPPHPPPRPPSPPPAPHPPPPLPPPPTRPPRPPPPPPPSPPLTPPPPPPPPPARPHPPAPPPAPHPPSPPSPPNPPPQPPPLTPPPPPPPPTPHPPLTPQPAPSPPRPPPPPSPPLTPPSPPLTPPPAPHPPPPPPPPPPPPPPPPPPPPPPPPPPPPPPPPPPPPPPPPPPPPPPPTPPPPHPPPPPRPPPRPSPPPPPPPPPPPPSPPAAPHPPQPAPHPPAARPSPPPAPPHPPQPAPSPPHPPLTPRSPPPHPPQPAPHPPQPAPHPPNPPLTPPSPPLTPQPFHLWILQCPARAADGARAPLRAPPGAGVNPAKVLAQWRPPR